In Oryza brachyantha chromosome 2, ObraRS2, whole genome shotgun sequence, a single window of DNA contains:
- the LOC102710474 gene encoding protein CURVATURE THYLAKOID 1D, chloroplastic-like yields the protein MELFVSTVASTRATAPLSFASFHHRRRAAPSAVAVRHSGGRRRLLQARGWRCASAAVPDPVPSEEPSSASTVVVVTEDKPDPLAEEKSGDVAAVSNGGPLETAAPAPASSETAEEDGGLDDILSKLDIQVTPTYVLYGSGAFIVLLVLSSVVSAIDSIPLVPKVLELIGTGYSIWFTSRYLLFKESRDDLFAKFNDLKERII from the exons atggaGCTCTTCGTCTCCACCGTTGCCTCCACGCGCGCCACCGCTCCCTTATCCTTCGCCTCcttccaccaccgccgccgcgcggccccttccgccgtcgccgtccgccacagcggcggccgccgccgcctcctccaggcTCGAG GGTGGCGGTGCGCGAGCGCGGCCGTGCCGGACCCGGTGCCCTCCGAGGAGCCCTCGTCCGCgtccaccgtcgtcgtcgtcacggaGGACAAGCCCGATCCGCTGGCGGAGGAGAAGAGTGGGGACGTTGCGGCCGTCTCTAACGGCGGACCTCTGGAGACcgcggcaccggcgccggcgtcgtcggagACAGCCGAGGAAGATGGTGGCTTGGACGACATACTGAGCAAG CTGGACATCCAAGTGACACCCACTTATGTCCTCTACGGATCTGGTGCtttcattgttttattggtTCTATCTTCGGTTGTTTCTGCAATTGATTCCATTCCCCTG GTTCCAAAAGTTCTGGAACTCATAGGAACTGGTTACTCAATTTGGTTCACTTCACGGTACCTCCTTTTCAAG GAAAGCAGAGACGACCTGTTTGCGAAATTCAATGATCTCAAGGAAAGGATAATTTGA
- the LOC102716757 gene encoding uncharacterized protein LOC102716757 produces MMFTEGLDRDALKWVREGHGGALNSHERIDALRAVRGAGGGLGMPPPEKFRSGHLPRAAVPLSHGPLRTDDGSVASGSDMEESSDTEEVEVCSGRYSVDSSPRREDILRRTAMPQYRYATAPGVQSYYSSDYSDLSSSRDTALPRAKAQQLRRPQEQVGRYVEEEEYSDSAGSSEFSSQVETRSNGVASRGGYASEYSHNGPARREANNAGPKTRMAAGENYSRTVPLNPRTYQRENYSAHVPAQDNVKSSQMDGLSDVPSAPPIHAYDQEISQASSHGVNANICDDSTVKKEEYNDDNMEPNLPDKSERSTLNPAHSSKPSSSIPLRVPTLHASLQGPWYSVLAYDACVRLCLHAWARGCMEAPVFLENECALLRNTFCLQNVLLQSEEELMAKRTAELVSNGVASKPKKTIGKMKVQVRKVRMSVDVPSGCNFSSLPVVKLNSIRYRLSNVQSTLSSGWESVRRIQTFPQLPANSSFSKHSLAYMQASAQYIKQVSGVLKVGVTTLRNSSSYETPQETYYCQLRLKSLPEDDVVPMQPGSGETHVFFPDSIGDDLIIDVSDSKGRPCGRVVAQVATMAEESTDKLRWWSIYREPEHELVGRIQLYIHYTTAADENNAKYGSVAETVAYDIVLEVAMKAQHIQQRNLILHGSWKWLLTEFALYYGVSDAYTKLRYLSYIMDVATPTADWLNLVHELLLPVLMKTQGTTALSHQENRILGEVEEQIEQTLAMVFENYKSLDESLPSGLVEDFRPPTGLAASALEPAIKLYSLLHDVLSPEAQLRLCGYFQAAARKRSRRYMLETDEYVAGNSEGIRVDLVTFTTAYQKMKSLCCNLRNEIFTDIEIHNQHILPSFVDLPNLAASIYSVELSNRLRAFLVACPPTGPSSPVADLVIATADFQKDLASWNICPIKAGVDAKELFHLYIVLWIEDKRRTLLENCRMDKVKWSGVRTQHMTTPFVDEMYDLLKNTLTEYEVIICRWPEYIFVLENAIADVEKAMIESLERQYVEVLAPLKDCIAPKKFGLKYVQKLTKRNSVGPYTVPEDLGILLNTMKRLLDVLRPRIESHLKSWSSCIPNGGNTAAIGERLSEVTVTLRAKFRNYMQAVVEKLSENTRMQNTTKLKKVIQDSKELVMESDIRSRMQALKDQLVEAINHVHKVSEVHVFVAICRGFWDRMGQDVLSFLENRKENRAWYKGARVAVSVLDDTFASQMQQLLGNSIQQKDLEPPRSIMEVRSILCKDAPRQKNSTFYY; encoded by the exons ATGATGTTTACGGAGGGGCTAGATCGAGACGCCCTCAAGTGGGTGCGAGAG GGCCATGGCGGGGCGCTGAACAGCCACGAGCGCATCGACGCGCTCCGCGCCGTACGGGGCGCCGGGGGCGGCCTCGgcatgccgccgccggagaagtTCCGGAGCGGGCACCTGCCCCGCGCGGCGGTGCCGCTGTCGCACGGCCCTCTGCGCACCGACGACGGCAGCGTCGCCTCGGGATCCGACATGGAGGAGTCGTCGGACACCGAGGAGGTCGAAGTGTGCAGCGGCAGATACTCAGTGGACTCGTCGCCCCGCCGCGAGGACATCCTCAGGCGCACTGCCATGCCGCAGTACCGCTATGCCACAGCTCCCGGGGTGCAGAGCTACTACTCGAGTGATTACTCGGATCTGAGCTCGTCGAGAGACACTGCACTGCCCAGGGCGAAGGCGCAGCAGCTGCGGCGGCCACAGGAACAAGTGGGCAGATAtgttgaggaggaggagtactCGGACTCAGCAGGGAGCTCGGAGTTTTCCAGCCAGGTGGAGACACGGAGCAATGGTGTGGCCTCAAGGGGCGGGTACGCATCTGAGTACTCTCATAACGGTCCAGCCCGAAGAGAAGCGAACAATGCAGGTCCTAAGACTCGGATGGCAGCTGGAGAGAATTACAGCCGCACCGTGCCTTTAAACCCAAGAACATATCAACGGGAGAACTATTCTGCCCATGTCCCTGCTCAAGACAATGTGAAATCTTCTCAAATG GATGGATTGTCTGATGTACCGAGTGCACCACCAATTCATGCTTATGATCAGGAAATAAGCCAAGCTTCTTCTCATGGTGTCAATGCAAACATATGTGATGATTCAACTgtcaaaaaagaagaatataaTGATGATAACATGGAACCTAATTTGCCTGATAAAAGTGAGAG GAGCACTTTAAATCCTGCGCACAGCAGCAAACCATCTAGTTCAATTCCTCTTCGAGTCCCCACGTTACATGCCAG TTTGCAAGGGCCCTGGTACTCTGTTCTTGCTTATGATGCTTGTGTTCGCCTGTGCCTACATGCATGGGCTAGAGGTTGCATGGAAGCTCCAGTTTTTCTGGAAAATGAATGCGCACTTCTGCGAAACACATTTTG cctGCAAAATGTGCTTCTTCAATCTGAAGAGGAGCTCATGGCAAAACGTACAGCTGAGCTTGTTAGCAATGGAGTTGCATCAAAACCCAAGAAAACAATTGGCAAGATGAAGGTTCAAG TGCGGAAAGTCCGGATGTCTGTAGATGTACCATCTGGTTGCAATTTCTCATCATTGCCTGTGGTGAAATTAAATTCAATTCGGTACCGTTTGTCAAATGTACAATCGACACTGTCCTCTGGATGGGAGTCGGTTCGAAGGATTCAAACTTTCCCACAGCTACCTGCTAACAGTTCCTTTTCAAAGCATAGCTTAGCATACATGCAAGCAAGTGCACAATACATCAAGCAGGTGTCTGGTGTGCTAAAAGTTGGTGTGACTACCTTGCGTAACAGTTCATCATATGAAACACCACAAG AGACTTATTATTGCCAACTGAGGCTTAAAAGTTTGCCTGAAGATGATGTTGTACCAATGCAGCCAGGATCTGGTGAAACACATGTCTT TTTCCCAGATAGCATTGGAGatgatttgattattgatgTTTCTGATTCAAAAGGAAGGCCCTGTGGACGTGTTGTTGCTCAAGTTGCTACAATGGCAGAGGAATCT ACTGACAAGCTTCGCTGGTGGTCAATATACCGGGAACCTGAGCATGAACTCGTAGGCCGCATACAGCTCTACATACACTACACAACTGCTGCGGATGAGAACAACGCAAAG TATGGCTCTGTTGCAGAAACTGTGGCCTATGATATTGTTCTAGAAGTTGCTATGAAAGCACAGCACATTCAACAACGGAATCTCATCTTGCATGGCTCCTGGAAATGGTTGCTGACAGAGTTTGCATTGTACTATGGGGTTTCAGATGCATACACAAAACTGAG GTACCTCTCTTATATCATGGATGTTGCAACCCCTACTGCTGATTGGCTTAATCTGGTTCATGAGCTTCTGTTACCTGTACTGATGAAGACCCAAGGCACTACTGCATTGAGCCATCAAGAG AACCGCATACTGGGGGAAGTTGAGGAGCAAATTGAGCAAACATTAGCGATGGTATTTGAGAATTACAAGTCTCTGGATGAATCTTTGCCATCAGGATTGGTCGAAGATTTTAGGCCTCCAACTGGTTTGGCTGCTTCTGCTCTAGAACCAGCTATAAAGCTGTACAGTCTTCTCCATGATGTATTATCTCCAGAGGCTCAACTCAGATTATGCGGTTACTTCCAG GCTGCTGCCAGGAAACGATCGAGGCGATATATGCTTGAGACTGATGAATATGTAGCAGGAAATTCTGAAGGCATAAGAGTAGATCTGGTCACCTTTACAACAGCTTACCAGAAGATGAAATCTTTATGCTGTAATCTACGTAATGAAATTTTTACAGACATTGAAATTCATAACCAGCACATACTTCCCAG TTTTGTTGACCTCCCCAATTTAGCTGCTTCCATCTATAGTGTGGAACTTTCGAATAGACTGCGTGCTTTTCTTGTGGCATGCCCTCCTACTGGCCCTTCATCGCCTGTTGCGGATTTGGTGATTGCGACTGCTGACTTTCAGAAGGACCTTGCTAGCTGGAATATTTG CCCAATTAAAGCTGGTGTCGATGCAAAAGAGCTATTTCATTTGTACATTGTCTTATGGATCGAAGACAAGCGCAGGACATTGCTAGAAAATTGCAGGATGGATAAG GTCAAATGGTCAGGAGTTAGGACTCAGCATATGACCACACCGTTTGTGGACGAGATGTATGATTTACTGAAGAATACATTGACCGAGTACGAGGTTATCATTTGCCGGTGGCCAGAATACATATTTGTTCTTGAGAAT GCTATCGCAGATGTTGAGAAAGCAATGATAGAGTCTCTTGAAAGACAGTATGTGGAAGTTCTGGCTCCACTTAAAGATTGTATTGCCCCAAAGAAATTTGGTCTCAAATATGTGCAGAAACTCACGAAGCGCAATTCAGTTGGCCCCTATACTGTACCTGAAGAT CTGGGCATTCTCTTGAATACAATGAAAAGGCTATTAGATGTTTTGCGGCCAAGGATTGAGAGTCACCTGAAGTCTTGGAGTTCTTGTATACCTAATGGAGGAAACACTGCAGCTATAGGGGAGAGACTTAGTGAAGTTACAGTGACATTGAGAGCTAAATTCCGGAACTACATGCAGGCTGTTGTGGAGAAGCTTTCGGAAAAT ACTCGCATGCAAAATACTACAAAGCTCAAGAAGGTCATTCAGGATTCAAAagagttggtgatggaatcaGATATTCGAAGCAGGATGCAAGCGTTAAAGGACCAGCTTGTTGAGGCAATAAATCATGTACACAAGGTCTCTGAAGTCCATGTGTTTGTTGCAATATGCCGAGGTTTTTGGGACCGAATGGGACAG GATGTCTTGAGTTTCCTGGAGAATCGCAAAGAAAACAGAGCCTGGTACAAAGGCGCACGAGTTGCAGTATCT GTGCTGGATGATACATTTGCATCCCAGATGCAGCAGCTGCTGGGTAATTCGATCCAACAAAAGGACCTGGAGCCACCTAGATCCATCATGGAAGTACGGTCGATCCTCTGCAAAGATGCACCTCGACAGAAGAACTCTACCTTCTATTACTGA
- the LOC102716475 gene encoding peptidyl-prolyl cis-trans isomerase FKBP12 gives MGFEKQILKAGTGPTPVKGQKVTVHCTGFGKDGDLSKKFWSTKDPGQEPFSFNIGQGSVIKGWDEGVMTMQLGEVARIQCTPDYAYGAGGFPAWGIRPNSVLIFEIEVLSAQ, from the exons atggGCTTCGAGAAGCAGATCCTGAAAGCCGGCACCGGCCCCACGCCGGTCAAGGGCCAGAAGGTCACCGTCCACTGCACCGGCTTCG GAAAGGATGGTGATCTCTCTAAGAAGTTTTGGAG CACAAAGGACCCAGGCCAGGAACCATTTAGTTTCAATATCGGCCAGGGCTCAGTGATCAAAG GATGGGACGAGGGAGTTATGACCATGCAATTGGGTGAAGTTGCTCGTATTCAG TGCACCCCGGATTATGCATATGGAGCTGGCGGGTTTCCGGCCTGGGGAATTCGACCAAACTCGGTGCTGATATTCGAGATCGAGGTTCTTAGCGCCCAGTAA
- the LOC102716190 gene encoding chaperone protein DnaJ-like, whose amino-acid sequence MWWECEDDGEEAARQREEVPVDFDFVSLLRKPKDYYKILEVEYDASEEAIRSSYIRLALKWHPDKKLGEENATSRFQEINEAYQVLSNPAKRQEYDKIGILYVQDQNVVDYLNRHKGLILTCNGLGIRHSVW is encoded by the exons ATGTGGTGGGAGtgcgaggacgacggcgaggaggcggcgcggcagcggGAGGAGGTCCCCGTCGACTTCGACttcgtctccctcctccgcaaGCCCAAG GATTACTACAAGATACTGGAAGTGGAGTATGATGCGTCGGAGGAGGCGATCAGGTCGAGTTATATTCGCCTCGCACTG AAGTGGCACCCTGACAAGAAGTTGGGCGAAGAAAATGCAACCTCCAGATTTCAGGAGATTAACGAAGCATACCAAG TTCTCAGTAATCCAGCAAAAAGGCAGGAGTATGACAAGATAGGTATTCTTTATGTTCAAGATCAGAATGTAGTG GATTATCTGAACCGGCACAAAGGTTTAATCCTTACATGCAATGGCCTTGGCATAAGGCATTCAGTATGGTGA
- the LOC102717039 gene encoding uncharacterized protein LOC102717039, producing the protein MPDGSVVIRLPDPRILRVIARSVFLAVALLSLAWLRAAESPARRRAGDDACAAALQAGLLLRDLRREGLLAPGARAVFLGANGDCRTPALRQDAASMRHITLRELLMTGDQSVDLVLDFGYFEKDGDRVGFADRALKDGGIFAAPIGSTSAFHLPPNYRVAYIRRFTETFVGIKKVARTGDNGIAGARMGMAATPALKEGVLAFSAQTADTAGAQLKNFSRKLLLPDIAGASAAHAHQGSLKLRRRPVIAVDSPDTRNADELQPKHTLILQVKSVY; encoded by the coding sequence ATGCCGGACGGCAGCGTCGTGATCCGCCTCCCCGACCCGCGCATCCTCCGCGTGATCGCGCGCTCGGTgttcctcgccgtcgcgctgctcTCCCTGGCCTGGCTCCGCGCGGCCGAGTCCCCCGCACGCAGGCGCGCCGGGGACgacgcgtgcgccgccgcgctccagGCGGGGCTCCTGCTCCGCGACCTCCGCCGCGAGGGCCTGCTCGCCCCCGGTGCGCGCGCCGTCTTCCTCGGCGCCAATGGAGACTGCCGCACTCCCGCCCTGAGACAGGACGCCGCCTCCATGCGGCACATCACGCTGCGGGAGTTGCTTATGACAGGAGACCAATCCGTCGACCTCGTGCTGGATTTCGGCTACTTCGAGAAGGACGGCGACAGGGTTGGCTTCGCCGATAGGGCGCTCAAGGACGGCGGCATCTTCGCCGCCCCAATTGGCTCCACGAGCGCGTTCCACCTGCCGCCGAACTACCGCGTGGCTTACATCCGTCGGTTCACCGAGACTTTCGTCGGGATCAAGAAGGTTGCGCGCACTGGAGACAATGGGATTGCCGGCGCAAGAATGGGGATGGCAGCCACTCCTGCTCTCAAGGAAGGAGTGCTCGCATTTTCTGCTCAAACAGCTGACACTGCGGGTGCTCAACTCAAGAACTTCAGTAGGAAGCTCCTACTGCCTGACATCGCTGGAGCATCAGCAGCTCACGCACATCAAGGATCGCTAAAATTGCGTCGTCGTCCAGTGATCGCAGTTGATTCGCCGGATACAAGGAATGCCGATGAGCTGCAGCCTAAACATACTCTCATCCTTCAGGTTAAGTCTGTATATTGa
- the LOC102717317 gene encoding universal stress protein PHOS34: MATGNLASVVVAVDGSEESMNALRWALDNLRLRPDGALVVLHVQPPPSIAAGLNPGPIPFGGPSEVEVPAFTQAIETHQRRITQAIMDHALKICSEKNVEVKTDVVVGDPKEKICEVTANLKADLLVMGCRAFGPLKRMFLGSVSNYCINNVTCPVVVIKGT, encoded by the exons ATGGCGACGGGCAACCTGGCCagcgtggtggtggcggtggacggCAGCGAGGAGAGCATGAACGCGCTGCGGTGGGCGCTCGAcaacctccgcctccgccccgacggCGCCCTCGTCGTGCTCCACGTCCAGCCGCCGCCcagcatcgccgccggcctcaACCCCGGACCCATCCCCTTCGGCGGCCCGA GCGAGGTGGAGGTGCCGGCGTTCACGCAGGCGATCGAGACGCACCAGCGGCGGATCACGCAGGCGATCATGGATCACGCGCTCAAGATTTGCTCCGAGAAGAAT GTGGAGGTGAAGACGGATGTGGTGGTTGGGGATCCCAAGGAGAAGATATGCGAGGTGACGGCCAATCTCAAGGCCGATCTGCTCGTCATGGGGTGCCGCGCTTTTGGACCTCTCAAGAG AATGTTCTTGGGAAGTGTTAGCAACTACTGCATCAACAATGTGACCTGTCCTGTTGTCGTGATCAAGGGCACTTGA